The sequence CCTTTTCGCGCACATCATCGGGGCGGCGATCTACTATTTCGTCCGCCGACCCCAGCGCCGAACGGAACTCGGGCGGTGAGGGAGGCGGACACCGCCGGAAAAGGTTTGCATTTCGCGCGGAAGTTTGGCGTACTGCCGGCGGTCAACGAGGGGTGGGAACCACGGAAAGGAGAACGCTCGATGGAAAGCCAAGCGGGAGAGGCGGCAGGCGGGGCGATTGCCTGTATCATCAGCCTGGTCTTCGGCCTGGTGGTGCTGGCGATGATGGCGTTCTGGCTCTGGATGCTGATTGACGTCATCACGAAGTGCCCCAGCGAAGAGAACAAGAAAGTCATCTGGATCCTCATCGTGATCTTCACGGGGGTGATCGGAGCGGCCGTTTACTACTTCGTGCAGCGTCCGAAGAATCTACCGAGCGGACCGCCGCCTACGGTTTAGCGGCACCTGACGAAACGACGTGGAGCGATTTCCGCGCGCGGGGTTCGCCGTCCCCCGCGCGCGGTTTCTTTGCGCGGGGGCGGCACCCGGCCACCCGGAGGCTGTTTCACATCCCCTCTCCCCTGGCGGGAGAGGGTTAGGGTGAGGGGGAAAGAAACGGCGAATGACGAACAAGGAATGCCGAACCGCAGAAG comes from Planctomycetota bacterium and encodes:
- a CDS encoding PLD nuclease N-terminal domain-containing protein; protein product: MESQAGEAAGGAIACIISLVFGLVVLAMMAFWLWMLIDVITKCPSEENKKVIWILIVIFTGVIGAAVYYFVQRPKNLPSGPPPTV